CAGGAGCCCTTTCAAATCGCGTCAGCTTGATTTATTACTTGTTCGAAAAATAGCATCAAAATTCTGTTGAGGAATTGCCTCCGTGCGGGAGCTGCAATGTGAATGACACGGATGTTCCTTGGCCCGGCACGCTTTCGACAAAAATCCGACCGCCATGATTCTCGACGAACTCCTTGCACAGCAGTAGCCCCAGTCCGGTTCCCTTCTCGCCTTCAGTGCCGCATTGCCGCTTCGAGTTGTCGATGACAAATATTCTCGGCAACGCCTGTTGTTCTATGCCTATCCCATTGTCCCTGACCACGACCGTGGCTGCGTCACCTTCCGCCGAAGCCGATACGGATACGGTGCCTCCTCGATGGGAAAATTTGATGGCGTTGAAAAGAAGGTTGCGAATGACCGTGTTGATCATGGATTCGTCCGCCAAAACCATCAGTTTCGATGGGATATCGGACACAAGATGAATGTTTTTCTTCTCACAAGCATGTTTAGCCACCTCTATACATTCCTGCACCATAATGGAAAGAACGCATGGTTTTAGAGAACAGTCCAAGCCACCTTGACTGAGTCGAGCCCATTGCAGCAAGTCGTCCAACAGCGCCAACAAATTTTTGATACTCCTGTGCAATTCCTTCATCACGCGAGCAAGCTCTTCTTCAGTAAAAGAATCCTGCTCTGTTCCGACAATTTGAGTCAAGCTTTGTATGGCGCACAATGGCGAGCGTGAATCATGAGCTATAATCGAGAAAAGCTTGTCCTTGTCGTCATTAGCCTTGTGCAACAGCTCAATAATTTTCTGACGCTCTTCCTCCATTCTCTTGCGTTCGGAAATATCACGTATAATGTGTTGGAAGTGGGGCTTCTCGTTAATATGAATGACGCTCACACTCGACTCGATCGGAAATTTGTCCCCATCTTTGCGAATATGTACCCCGAAATACATATATCCACTTTTAAGACTTGAATCAGACTGAATAGAATCAGAAATTTTAGAATCATCATTATCACGGAGTTCTCTGATGGTCATTGTCAGCAGTTCATCCCGAGAATATCCATACGCTCTGGCCGCCTCGATGTTGGCCTCGGCGATCCGTCCTTCTTCATCGATAAGCAAGATGATGTCGTGTGCATGTTGCACCAAGAATTCAAAGCGCTCCAAGATGTCTTTGCACTGTTGTTCGATTTCGAATTTTTTCTGAAAAAAAATCGCCTGCTGGTGTTTCCTAGACACCACGAACAGCAAACCGAAAAACACGAGCATCCCGGAAATAACAATCCATCTTTCCCGCTTGTGTCCCTGGATTATCTTCTCCGTTTGTATGCCTACCAGTTCCTTAAGTCGACTTTGATAAATCAGAAGTTCATCTTCAATGACGGCTTTGTCTTGGACATCGTGGATAATGGACAGGAGCAATGACGAGCCTGAAGAAGTGAGGAAAGGCGAACTGTAGACCTCGACAGTCCGAACCTCGCCACTGGCCAGACGATGGGGGAAAATAAAATAACTACGACTTTCGTCCCTTGCCAGTTGATATTCCCTTTCAACATCTTTCGGAGACAGCATATTAATCTCCTGGATGCGCATGCGCTGCAATTCATCAACGCTATAACCATAAAACAAGCTCGCAGCATTATTAGCCTTGACGATGTTCCCCGTATTTGGATCTATTATAAAAGCTACTACTTTGACATCTTTAAAATTTACAGACATCTCAGCAAAACTGATGTCTTGAAATAGTATGCTTAACATTAAAAAAAATACTGAAACGAAAAATACAAAAATTCTTTTCATCAAAACCGACCACTCCTGTATCACAAGCGATCACTAAGGGATGAACTTAGTCAGATTACCCCGATTCTGTTCTTGCATACTCACTTATCCAAAAATCAGGACACCCTCTGCACCCTTGGCGGTGGACAGAGGTCTTGCTTGTCGCCAGCGACGAATACTTGATTCCGTCCTTTGGTTTTGGCTTCATAAAGTGCTGCGTCAGCGCGTCGCATCAAATCTTCCACAGTGTTCAATCCGTCGCTCAAAAAAGCTACGCCAAGACTGACCGTGAACTGGATGACGGCATTCTCCGTTTTGACCATCAGTTCAGAAATAGCTCGTCTCACCCGCTCAGCGATGATTTCAGCCTCCCCCCGTTCCACCTCCGTGAGCACGATTCCGAATTCCTCTCCGCCAAGACGACCAAAGATATCTGTCGAACGAAGAATGGCGCGGCAGGTTTCAACCATCGCTTTCAAAACTTCGTCACCGGAGCTATGACCCCAAGTATCGTTGATGAGCTTGAAAGCGTCGACGTCAAGCATCAGGAAGGCCAGCATGGTTCCTTGCCTGCGACAGCGATGCAATTCGTGCTCCGCACGGGACAGGAACTCCCGGCGGTTGCTGATGGACGTCAGATGGTCCGTCGTCGCCAGTATGTACAGTTCCAGTTCGAGTTGCTTGCGTTTGGTGACGTTTTCAAGTTGGGTTATGAAATATGATGGTTGGCTCTTTTCATCGCGGACTAGGGAAACGCTGAGAAGGACCCAGATGCTTTTTCCGGATCTGGTCACAAATCGTTTTTCAACCTGGTAGGATTTAACATGTCCGAGGAGGAGGCGCTCTTTCTGCCGTGCACCAAGCTCCGTATCCTCGGGCAGGACGAACTCGCACATGTTCTTGCCGATCAACTCGTGCTCGCCAAATTCTAGCATAGCGCACAGGGCGTGATTGGCCTTTAGCCAGGCCTCGTCCAGGCCAACCAACGCCATGCCGTTGGCCGCGTATTCAAAAGCGCTAGCGAAACGTTCCTCGCTTTCGCGCAACACTGCTTCGGTCTTGCGGCGCATTTCTACTTCATGTTGGGCCGTGGCGTGCATGCGGGCGTAATCACGCAGGCGCATATGCGCCTCGGTCACATCCTGCATAGTCATCAGCACTGCGTTTTGTCTGGACGTTTTTTCCTTGAAGGCACGCGCCACCGTGTGCTGCAAGCGCTCC
This Desulfomicrobium apsheronum DNA region includes the following protein-coding sequences:
- a CDS encoding sensor histidine kinase — encoded protein: MKRIFVFFVSVFFLMLSILFQDISFAEMSVNFKDVKVVAFIIDPNTGNIVKANNAASLFYGYSVDELQRMRIQEINMLSPKDVEREYQLARDESRSYFIFPHRLASGEVRTVEVYSSPFLTSSGSSLLLSIIHDVQDKAVIEDELLIYQSRLKELVGIQTEKIIQGHKRERWIVISGMLVFFGLLFVVSRKHQQAIFFQKKFEIEQQCKDILERFEFLVQHAHDIILLIDEEGRIAEANIEAARAYGYSRDELLTMTIRELRDNDDSKISDSIQSDSSLKSGYMYFGVHIRKDGDKFPIESSVSVIHINEKPHFQHIIRDISERKRMEEERQKIIELLHKANDDKDKLFSIIAHDSRSPLCAIQSLTQIVGTEQDSFTEEELARVMKELHRSIKNLLALLDDLLQWARLSQGGLDCSLKPCVLSIMVQECIEVAKHACEKKNIHLVSDIPSKLMVLADESMINTVIRNLLFNAIKFSHRGGTVSVSASAEGDAATVVVRDNGIGIEQQALPRIFVIDNSKRQCGTEGEKGTGLGLLLCKEFVENHGGRIFVESVPGQGTSVSFTLQLPHGGNSSTEF
- a CDS encoding sensor domain-containing diguanylate cyclase, translating into MNDANFDYDSYCTLLHAMPLGVCIFDETYVIRFWNRCIESWTKIAATNIVGRNLAEFFPHLLEPKFTSRFELIFQGGPPVIFSARLHGSIIPSSLPGGMERLQHTVARAFKEKTSRQNAVLMTMQDVTEAHMRLRDYARMHATAQHEVEMRRKTEAVLRESEERFASAFEYAANGMALVGLDEAWLKANHALCAMLEFGEHELIGKNMCEFVLPEDTELGARQKERLLLGHVKSYQVEKRFVTRSGKSIWVLLSVSLVRDEKSQPSYFITQLENVTKRKQLELELYILATTDHLTSISNRREFLSRAEHELHRCRRQGTMLAFLMLDVDAFKLINDTWGHSSGDEVLKAMVETCRAILRSTDIFGRLGGEEFGIVLTEVERGEAEIIAERVRRAISELMVKTENAVIQFTVSLGVAFLSDGLNTVEDLMRRADAALYEAKTKGRNQVFVAGDKQDLCPPPRVQRVS